The sequence below is a genomic window from Fuerstiella sp..
GCAACCTGCTCGACACGATTCCGATCAATTCCGCCAATCGCAAACCAGGGCTTTGTCACAAACCCGGCTGTAGCCATTAATTCCGGTCCTGCCAGGCTGTCAAAGTGTTTGGTACTGGACGCGAATACCGGTCCGACACCCAGATAGTCCGCTGCATGCGCCGCCGCTGAGTCAATGTCTGCAGCATTGTGGGTGGACAGACCAATCAACAAATCGGCACCAACCACGCGCCGGACGTCTTTCACGCAGCAGTCCTGCTGCCCCAGATGGACTCCGTCTGCTCCGCTAAGGTAAGCAATATCGGATCGATCATTGACAATGCACAACGCACCGGCCTCATGACAGATCTGAGCCAGCCATTTCGCTCGCGACAGAAGTTCGGAATCGTCCAGATGTTTCTCACGAAGCTGAATCATATCAGCTCCTCCCTGCAGGCAGGATTCGACAACCTGCTTCCATCCGTGCCGACACCCCTGTTCAGTGATCAGTACACAAACGGTTGCCTGCCCAAGTCGTTTTAGGCGGAAATAGCCGAAAACGACTCCGGTCAGCATGCGTTGATGAATTTCGTAAGCCCGGTAACGCAACTGCTTCATTTCGACAGAGAACTCAGAGCTTATCAGCTTGCCAAATTCTTCGAGGCTGCGCAGAGATTCCTGGATCCTTTTTGAATTGGCATTCACAATATCTATTGTCCCGTGGCGGATCTGTTCCACAGACCCCGTGAGACCCGTTCCGCAGTCTCCCGGGACATCCCGTTCCAAAACCACAGAATGACTGTGAACACGGTCCGGATCAGTCGCCGCCAGTTTCTGCTCAGAAACCGCCAGACGGTGCCGCAGATCCTTCAACTCCCTTACCAGCGCGCTGTCGTCCGTGACGAAACGTGCACAGTCCTCAAGCACACGAATTCCTTCCCGAGCCCGGTTCATACAGGCATCCAGCACACGTGAAGGCTTACACGAATCATGGCTGAGCATTCTGTGATCAGCAGCGCCCGAACTTTCTACCTCTGCTCCGGAAGTCACCCGAACGGTGACGGAATCAGCCTCGGCTTCCTGTATACCGCAGTTTGTCAGCAATAACTCCGCAGTCACCCCGTGTTGGCGCAACGTCCGGCAGACAGGAGTATTGAACTGCAGCATCGCTGAAAGCAGATGTTGACTGGAAATTGCTGCAGACCGCAGATCCATACGGGCGATTCGTCGCGTTTCCTCAATGATTCGGACCATCCCGGACGGGAGATGCAGGCTTCTCACAGCAACTGAAGCATCAGTATCGCTGTGTGTCGCAGTGGAAAATTCTTTTGCCGGAGTAAAGAAATTTGTGGCGACATCGTCTGTGGTCACACCGGCGGACCTCAACAAATCGCCTGCCGGACATTCCTGCTCGAGCAGGACACAAATCAGATGACCGGTACACTGAGCGAGTTCTTCAGACCCACAGCATTCTGCAACGCGCTGCAAAATTCGGAAAACAGACGGTGTCAACAGGAGCTCAGCGTCATCACAAGGCAACTTGAAAACTCCAAACGCCTGTCCATTTTGCGCAAGCATAAAGCCCGAACATTCCAATCCCTGGCCGAACAGTCAGTTAAAAGCAACCCTAAAGCCGGCTGTCCGCCAAAAAACCTCAGGAATACGGGGAAACAAACGACCGACGAATCCCGTTTCTGCGGCACTACTTCAGGAAGTCACCGGACGAGTGTATCGGACAATCTTGTCGATCTTCACCGTCACCCATAGAATTCGGTATGTAATTCGCGTAACCGGACAATCTCGACTCAGCCTGCCACAGTGGCGGTCCGACGGTGGGGATTGAACGGAACTTAACGATTTGACGGATGAAAGTCGCAGGATTCACTGGGGGACACAATGCGATAAGCTATTGCTCTCCCTGTAACCGATATCGAACCTGAGGCAATTCTTTGTGTGCGTCGGTTAATCCAGACCCGGTATAAAATCCCGCGCTAGATTGACTGTAATCAGCCAAAGTTTCAACCGTCGGCCGAAGGACCCAGAAACATCAAAAGCTTTGAGGCTTGGAAGAGCTGACGAGCCTGTTGTTGAGACACTCTTTAACGAGAGGGAAGCCGAATGTACGAAAGATTTACAGACCGGGCTCGCAAAGTGATGCAGCTGGCCAATCAGGAAGCCCAGCGATTCAATCACGAATACATCGGCACTGAACACGTCCTGCTGGGACTGGTCAAAGAGGGTTCCGGCGTTGCTGCGAATGTCCTGAAGAACCTGGACATCGACCTCCGCAAGATTCGAATCGAAGTCGAGAAGATTGTTCAGACCGGTCCCGACATGGTCACAATGGGCAAACTCCCGCAAACGCCGCGTGCAAAAAAGGTCATCGAGTATGCCATGGAAGAAGCGCGGAACCTGAACCACAACTATGTTGGCACGGAGCATCTGCTTCTCGGCCTGCTGCGGGAACAGGAAGGTGTTGCGGCACAGGTCTTAATGAATCTGGGAATGAAACTTGAAGATGTTCGTGACGAAGTCCTGAATCTTCTTGGGCACGGACTGGAAGCCGCCGAAGCAGGAGGTGGCGGTGAACGGACTGAGGGCAGTTCACAGCGAAGCGGAAGCCGCAGCAAAACGCCTGCCCTAGACAGCTTTGGTCGAGATCTGAGTGAACTGGCAAAGCAAAAGAAACTGGACCCGGTGATCGGCCGCGAACGCGAAATCGAACGTGTGATTCAGATTCTTTGCCGTCGTCAAAAAAACAACCCGGTCCTGCTGGGTGAGGCCGGTGTCGGCAAGACTGCCATCGTGGAAGGCTTTGCCCAAATGGTCGTTGACGGGAATGTTCCCGATCTCCTTGCAGAACGTCGTATCATTGTCCTGGACTTGGCAATGATGGTCGCGGGTACCAAGTACCGTGGTCAGTTCGAAGAACGTATCAAAGCGGTGATGAATGAAGTTCGCCGCGCGCGTAACACCATTCTTTTCATTGATGAGCTGCACACGCTTGTCGGAGCCGGTGGTGCAGAAGGCGCCATTGACGCTTCCAACGTTTTAAAACCGGCGCTCAGTCGTGGCGAACTCCAGGTGATCGGAGCCACAACACTGGATGAATATCGCAAGTACATCGAAAAAGACGGAGCACTCGAACGACGTTTCCAGACAGTAATGGTCAATCCTCCGTCACCCGAACAGGCCGTGGAAATCCTCAAAGGCCTGCGCGAACGTTATGAAGAACATCACCGGGTGCAGATCACGGATGATGCACTGGAAACAGCTGTCGAAATGTCGACTCGTTACATCACCTCCCGCTGTCTGCCGGACAAAGCCATCGACGTCATTGATGAATCGGGGGCCCGTATCCGTCTGAAATCGATGGTGCGGCCTCCGGATCTCAAGGAAATCGAAGATGAAATTCAGCGACTGAACCAGGCCAAAGAAGACGCCGTGGCAGAACAGCAGTTTGAAAAAGCGGCGTCGCTGCGTGATCAGGCCGATAAGCTCCGGCGAAAGAAAGACCAGCTAACCGAAGAATGGCGTGAAAAATCACGCAAGACAGACGGTGTGGTGGACGCTGAAGTTGTGGCCGAAGTGGTGGCCAAGATGACCGGAATTCCACTCACTCGACTCTCCAGCGAAGACGCCGTCCGCCTCCTGCAAATGGAAGACGAACTTCACAAACGTGTGATCAGTCAGGATGAACCGATCACACAGGTCTGCAAAGCCGTCCGACGAAGCCGCAGCGGCCTGAAGGATCCTAAACGACCAACCGGTGCGTTTCTGTTTTCCGGCCCCACCGGAGTCGGTAAAACACTGCTGGCCAAGACCTTGGCCGAATTTATGTTCGGAGACGAAGATGCACTGATCCAGATCGACATGTCCGAGTACATGGAAAAACACAACGTCAGCCGACTGATCGGTGCTCCTCCTGGATACGTGGGCTATGAAGAAGGTGGTCAGCTCACCGAAAAAATTCGCCGGCGCCCTTATGCAGTTGTGCTGCTGGATGAGATCGAAAAAGCTCATCATGATGTATTCAATATGTTGCTGCAGATCATGGAAGAAGGGCATTTGACCGACAGCTTCGGCCGAACGGTCGACTTCAAAAATGTTGTTGTGATCATGACCACCAATGCCGGAGCCAACCAAATGGCCCACGGCGGCAGTATGGGACTCCACACTCTTCGTGATACGGATGAGGAGCAGTCTTATGACGACATGAAGAAAAACCTGATGCACGAACTGCAGAAGCAGTTCAAACCGGAATTCCTTGGACGTCTGGACGAAGTCGTCGTATTCCGTAAACTGACCCGCTCAGAACTCATGGAAATCGTGGACATCGAACTGGCTAAGGTTTACGACAGACTGATGGAACGAGGCCTGCGTCTGGTGCTAAGCAATGAAGCACGCGGGTTTATTATCGATAAAGGCGAAGTGGACGACGGCCTGGATTACGGTGCTCGACCACTACGACGGAGTGTTGAGCGTTTCATCGAAGACACACTGTCTGAAGAACTGCTGCGAGGCACATTCGAAGGCAAAAATGTGATCAACGTGTCTGTCACTGAAGTCGGGGATCAAAAGCAGCTGAGGTTTGACGGTGACTTTGAAGAACCACCGGAAACAGTCGAAGAAGGAGAACTGGCCGGAGTCGGGTCCGGTGAGGAATCGACGGATGATCAGTAGGCAACAGCGATGACGTCGGTCTCTGCCTGTAAACATGATTCAGTCCCCGGTCACCTGACCGGGGACTTTTAAGTTATAAACAGCTTCTCATTAAGCAAATGTTCAGATCATGTCACTGTTTCTTTCGGGAATTCGTCCTTCCTGGCGAACAGGACACTGTCGAATGTTTTGCTGAACCTGCAGGACAGATGACTGCGGAACAGACATGCAGGAATTCCTGCTCAGACGGAGCCGGATGTTGAAACTGCGCCATGTTATCCTTGGAACCACCGGCTGGCTGACCGTCATTATCTCCGTCTGCCTGTCTACACACTCCAGACTGGCTCAACAGTCCGCAAGTCTGACGAAACTGTCAGGAGATCTCCGCGGCTGGATCACCGGCGCCCGAAACGTCGAACAGGCAAAAACTTCGGTACCACTGAGGATCGCTTTGCACGATCCCGTGTTTGTTGCCACAACCAATGACCGCTTCATTCAGGCAGGCTACGTCTCAAATATCGACGGAACCAGGGCCCACAATCCGAAGTACGTGCAGTCCGCGGAGATCGTGATCTATCACAGCGTGCTGGCTCAGTTTCCTGACGGTTGCCACCTGGAATATTACACCACTCCGATGAACCTCGACCAGGTCATCACCACAATGATTCCTCCGGAACGCCGCGTTGAGATTGCAGCGATGGTCCGAAGTGAGTGGGGTGTCCATGAGAACATTGTGCTGGAACAGCTGGAACCGGTGGTAAAAGAAGGAATGAATCGGGCCATCAGGGCTGTCGAAGCTGAACTGCCCGGAATCATCAGTAACTATCAGAAAGATTTTCAACACCTGAGTACTAGATTTCAGGCAGAGATTCTGACCCGGCAGCTTATCCCGATTGTTCGCGAAGAGATTCTGCCAATCATTAAGGAAGAATCTCAACCGCTCGCAATGGAAATCGGCAGGTCACTTTGGAATCGCGTCTCACTGACATCATTCGCCTTACGCTATCTTTACGATGTTTCACCACTCCCGGAACGCAGCGCCGTCCGCACAGAATTCGAGCGATTTATTGAACGTGAAGCCGTGCCGGAACTGGAGGCCCGCACTGATGAACTCATTGGTGTCACCAGGCAGATCATTAAACGTGTTATGGAAAATGAATCGGTTCGCAGTAAGGTTCGGGATACCATTCAACATATCATGGAAGACCCGGAAGCGAGCCGCGTCCTCGGAGTTATCGTCCGCAAGGCGACAATCGAAAATACCGTCCTGCACAGTGAGCTTAAACAGTACTGGAACAGCCGACAGACAAGAACCGCCCTTCGGGTCACCTCCGACCGACTCGAACCAATGGTGCGTTCCATCGGTGATCTGATCTTTGGCAATCGTGAGAAAGGAATTACGGCCGAATTTTCGCGAGTACTCAGATCGCAGATACTCAGAAAAGACCGACGATGGTTCGTCATAGTTCCGGATAATCTCAGCAACCAACCCGGCTCTATTGAGATCCGGGTCGCAGGTAAACCGATGCAGTATCCGCTGAGATTTTTCGGTCAGCAGCAAAGCCCGCTGACTCCCGAATCTCAGCGGTTCGACTCATCTTCTTCTCCGGAAGTCAGGGGAGCATCAATGTGAATTCGAAAAGTAACGTCCCGCAGTCTATGTGGCGTATCAATGTGCTGCGAAAACAACGCTGCCAGTGTCTGACAGGCGAATTTTCATCTGCCAATCACTCCGAAAGCAACTGACTGTCCGCCATGACAACCGATTCCGGCTTTGATACTCCCGCCAGTTCACAAACGGTCCCCCCCCCTGATCCCCCCCGAAAGACGGATGAGGGAGTCTCCGTTCATTTATCAGAAATGTCCATCAGCGCAGGCGGGCGTTCACTGCTGTGCAACTCTGCAGCAGAATTTCCGGGCGGATGCGTCAGTCTGATCATTGGCTGCAGCGGTGTTGGCAAATCACTGCTACTGCGAATTCTCGCGGGCCTAATCGACTCGTCTGACGATGCTATCAGATGGACCGGTCAAATTGACCGTCAATCGTCCTCCGGCCCCCGCCCCGATTCTTCAGCGGCGGTCGTGTTCCAGAACTATGCGCTGTTCGACGAACTGACGCCACGGGAAAACGTGGAAATCGCACTGGATCACACAGCCTCCCCTTCTGCCACACAAGCCAGCGTCAGCGATCGGGCCTCAGGTCTCCTGGACCAGCTCGGAGTCCCCACCGATCGACCAACCTCCGTGTTAAGCGGCGGTCAGCAACAGCGTCTTGCCATTGCCAGAGCCGTTGCAATGGATACCGATATCATTCTCTATGACGAGCCAACATCCGGTCTGGATGCCGCCACGGCCGAACGAGTAGCCCGGCTGATCCGGTCAACACAGGAACAGTTCCGGCGGACTTCGGTGATTATCACTCATGACTTCCAGGCACTAAAGACGATCGCAGACCGGATCTATGTCCTGAATCATGTTCGTCATTCTCTTGAAGAAATCCCGCGCGAGCAATGGGACCGGTTAAGCAAAGCTATTGGCGACCCGCCTGACGTCGACACCGACAGCCCGCCACAACCCGGCCTACCAGCTAAACTCATGTCGGCGGGGTCGCGTTTTCTTGGTCGCAGCGGACAGTCCATTGAAGAAATCGTGAGGTTGCCCTGGTCACTGCTGCCGATGTGGAACAGCTTCCGCTGGGGACTTCGAAGCACACGTCACTATCTGGGTCTGGTCGCCGGTCCGTCGGCCTGTGTCTACATCACGATTGCCGGAATCATCATCGGTTTCGTGTCTCAGGATTTTATTTTTCGTTATTTGCCCTTTCGTCAGTACACGGAACCTCTGCTGATTGAAAACCTGCTGCATGCAACCGGTTTTTCACTTTACCGATTCCTGGTGCCGCTTCTGTGCACGATTCTGATCGCTGCCCGGTCTGGAGCTGCGGTGGCCGCCGATATTGGCAGTAAGGTCTATGGAAATCAGATCGATGCGATGAAAACAATCGGCATTGATCCCGAACGATCACTGCGGACACCCATTCTCTATGCTTTTCTGCTGGGAACTCCACTGCTGACACTGCTGAGTTATGCAGCAGCAACGCTCACTGCAGCAGTCGCATTTCTGGCCACCCATGCCGATCAGGGTGTGGTATTCTGGGATGCACACTACCACAAAGAGCTGCGTGACCCGGCAGCAGTATTCTACTGCGGAAGCAACTGGTTAATTGCGAAGCTGCTGTGTTGCGCCGCCGGAATCGCAATGGTCGCCTGGAACTGTGGATCAACACCAAAGCAATCCGGACCGGAAATCAGTACCGGTGTCACGCGAACAATTCTCTGGTCAACGTTACTCGTCCTGCTGGTCCACCTGCTGTTCTCCCTGCTGGAATTCCAGGCTCCGGTTTGACGGCCGGCAGCTTTCATACTTTGAGAGACCGCATCACTAAAACTGACGGTATGTTCTGCCGGTCTTTCTCACACAGACGGCTCTCCCTTAGACCATCAAACGCTGCACTGGAAGTCCTGTGCTACTGTTTGACCGAAATCCTGAGAGATGTAGCAAGTTCGGTTAGTTTTTTGATCACGAACACCGTCAGAAAGCACCCGTTAAAACATGACAGAACCAGCAAAAGAAACACGGTCAACACAGAACCACCCGACGGGCACTGCACACAGCCTGCCAATATCGTCAAACACTCCTTCCGGCTTAGAATTCGGTCGCCTGAAACGACTGGAATTTCGGTCTCCGTAAATCCATCCGTTCCCGAATCACACGATTCTTGCACGTGGTCCGTTTCACTAAGAGGTCAACACAGATCTCAATCTGAAACATCCAGTTTGAAATTCCTGCCGGATAATCCCTGCGTTTCCAGATTGTACTGGTACCGTGGACCACTCACGATACGAAACTGTCCGGTTCCTCCCAATCGCTGACGCAGGTTGACCAAACGACCATTTTCGGCAGTCAAAGTGATCTGTGATTTGGAACGATCGTAGGAAATCCTGTCCGCGTCACCGGACAGGTCGCGGGATTCCAGTTGAGCATCGCCAACCGCTGTCACTGAAAACTCATCGCCGTCGGCACCAGGCACCGATTCAATGTAGACTTCTTCAGCCTGCAGCAGTCGACTGTCTTCCGGCATCGTCTCCGCCGGAAGTGACTCCAAGTCTATTTTCTCATCGAGTTCCTGCACAGGAACAAAAGCAATAGTCACGAAGTTTCTCAGACTTACGTCCCGGTCATTCAGACTTCCCTCCATCTGTCCAATAAACGACGCCCTCAGCCGAACAAGTGGCGATCTGCCAATTTCGGTTCGGCGATTCGACTCCACACGAATCTGCGTCACCGGACCGGATTTGGTGTTCGTTGTCGTTGACTCAATATATCCCGGACCAATTGCTGAAAATTTCCCGGTGCCTGGTTCCAGCTCCAGATCAACCATCTTTGCATTCAGCAAACCGTCCAACTCTCCGTCAGTAAAGGATTCCCGATGTATAAGCGTCTCACCCACACAACGAATCCGTTCAATTTCGGGAGAATCTGACGAACTAACTGAGTCAACGCTAATGCGTTCAGAGTTCTGCGAACCGGCGAGATTAATCGCATCAGCAAAAAAGACCATCAGTTCGGGCGTACGGATTTCCGCATCATGGACCTGTGGGTCATCCACGGCATACTGGAGTTCGTCAACATCAACACGAATGCCACCGACAAAATGTGCCCTTTTACCGCGAACATTCATGTAGTCTGTCCAGCGAATCTTAATGGGAACCGGACTCGGTAACTGCTGTCCGTCGAAATCCTGATCAATCACCATTTCCAGCTTACCACCGCCATTGATTTCGGCCACACCCTCAGCCTGATGCAGGTCGATCCTCAGCCCTGTGACGTGCCCCGTTGAAGAACGGAGCATTGCTGGATTTCCAAACAACTTGATATCAGCCTGATCGCCAACACCATTTTCGGCAATAAACGTACTGCCTTCAGCGGTATACGCGTCCTTCGGATCAATGCCCTGATGCTGGACAATGACGTCTCCGGCCAGCCGAATATGGCTCCATCGCTGCTGCCCAGAGGAATCATCGGAAAGCACAACTTTTGCCGTCATTTCCCGACCAAAGAATGTGGAATGTCCCTGATCGCCCGAAAGACGAGATTCAGTCTGCGAAGCACGTTTCTCGTTTGAACCGGACAATTCCTTTGTCTGTGAAATCACACTGATGTTTCTTTTGACACTGTCCTCATTCGGATGAAAATAAACCGTCAACTGATCCTTCAATTCACCCGAAACTCTTGGCGACCGAACAATCACATTTCCCTGAGCTACCAGTTTCTCCGGGCGTAAATCCGCCACATTCAGTGACAACTCCGGCGGAGTTCGGGACTGCCTCCCGGTAGGCACCTGTTCCGCAGCGTCCAGCCTGAGTTTGATGGTTCGGCCCTCAATCTTCATCTGACGGTCCGGAAGCGACACTTTTCCGCCACCGGCAATTGTGACAGTACAGGACTTGCCGGCGGCCTGCCGACGCACGTTGAGGTGTCGTGTCCACAGGACGGAAGCCGCGATATCACGGTCCCCCACATTCCAGCGGGATTTTCCCGGACGTCCTAGAGAAGCAGGAAAGATAGAACCGGGTCCGATACATTCAATACGCTCAACGCCGGTCCCTTCACCGTGAAGCAGTCGCAGGTGAGGAACACGCAACACACGACCATTCTGCTGGATACTTAGTTTCCTTTGTTGTCGTTTTGAACTGTCCTGCGACTGGAGTGAACCGTACATATCCAGTTGACGAGCACCAACCTGATAGTCCAGCTGCATCATGCCGGCTTTAATGTCGTTCTCAGTCGAGTAATACCGGACAATTTTTTTCGAGACGCCTCTGGCTGAAACTTTGCCAAGATGAAGTCGACTGATATTGGCTCTGCCGGTGTCCTCAAGAACATTCTGGTAAAATGCCACATGGAGCTCCGGAGAATACATGCGGTCCGGTTCACCATCAGTCATTCGTTTCACCCGCACGTCCGTCTGCCGGTAGTCGTTACCGCCACGCATCCCGTAAAATATTCCCCGATTCGTCCTGAGATCGAATACAAAACTTCCGGGAGCAACAATCTCCAGTTCAGTTCCATTTTGGTTCCGTGGCTCGTCGAACTGCAGGCTGCACACAACCGGACCATTCATTTTCACAGCTGTAACAGTATTCACCGAAGTGAGACCTTTGGCATTTTCAGAATCAGGTTCGAGCAAAATTTCAACACCATTGTCCGCATAACCACTGTGACTCTCCCAGTGAAAGTCAACACGGTTGAACGATTTCAGTTTCATTGAAATCTCATCCACTGAAAATTCATGTCCGGTGATGTGCAGACCTTTGGGACCCTGAATCACAACATTGCCGGTCAGCCAGCCGTTAATAATTCGTCCAACTGAGGAATTCTTTGCTGAGAATCGTTCAGAAAGCGTCAGACGCGCAGAATCCGCGGTGACGACGATCGGCTTGACGTCGGGATCTTGATTCTTCCAAAGCATTGCAACCGGCTTCAGATCAATTAACTGACCGGCAGTCTCGGCAGGACCGGCTGCCGGAACTTCTGTGGTTTCCTGGGTGTTAAAAAACAGATACTGACGGTCATTTCGAAAGCTTTTATTCGCCTGGCGGACCCAGGCACTTTCGGGAAACCACTGCAGCACCGATTCATCTGCGACGGAAATCACTTCTGCCTGTGAAGCCTGTACCGGACGTCTCCGCACACTACGTTCAACGTCCAGCCATTGTGAACAGAACTGTATGTAGCCAAAGCACAGGCCGCTTAACGTTACCGCCGCAACAAGACTTCGAAGCACTCGATCGGTTGGTGATTGCACATCCATTATGACAGACTTCCGTGCATTCACGCAGAGTATCGCTGTGAAGAATCAATAATCTGCTCACCGGACGACCGCAGGTCAATCAGATCCGTGATGTCAATCACTCCAACCGGACAACCCTGATCATCAATCACCGGTAACTCACTGAGCTTGCCGACAGACATCACTTCCACAGCCTGAGGAACCAGAGCTGACTGGTGAATTGTGCATGGATTTGCAGACATCACTTCGGCGATGGGACGATCGAGCTGATTTTCTCTGTGCTGCTCAAGCAGGCGCGTGAGGTCGCTGTCCGTAAAGATCCCACTCAGTGTTCCCTCATCGGAAACCAGCAGGACAGCCCCTGTACGGCGGCCAGGCAGCTG
It includes:
- a CDS encoding thiamine phosphate synthase, with the translated sequence MLAQNGQAFGVFKLPCDDAELLLTPSVFRILQRVAECCGSEELAQCTGHLICVLLEQECPAGDLLRSAGVTTDDVATNFFTPAKEFSTATHSDTDASVAVRSLHLPSGMVRIIEETRRIARMDLRSAAISSQHLLSAMLQFNTPVCRTLRQHGVTAELLLTNCGIQEAEADSVTVRVTSGAEVESSGAADHRMLSHDSCKPSRVLDACMNRAREGIRVLEDCARFVTDDSALVRELKDLRHRLAVSEQKLAATDPDRVHSHSVVLERDVPGDCGTGLTGSVEQIRHGTIDIVNANSKRIQESLRSLEEFGKLISSEFSVEMKQLRYRAYEIHQRMLTGVVFGYFRLKRLGQATVCVLITEQGCRHGWKQVVESCLQGGADMIQLREKHLDDSELLSRAKWLAQICHEAGALCIVNDRSDIAYLSGADGVHLGQQDCCVKDVRRVVGADLLIGLSTHNAADIDSAAAHAADYLGVGPVFASSTKHFDSLAGPELMATAGFVTKPWFAIGGIDRNRVEQVAGAGAQRIAVSSAVIGAEEPDRIVRDLSEWFNDV
- a CDS encoding ATP-dependent Clp protease ATP-binding subunit, coding for MYERFTDRARKVMQLANQEAQRFNHEYIGTEHVLLGLVKEGSGVAANVLKNLDIDLRKIRIEVEKIVQTGPDMVTMGKLPQTPRAKKVIEYAMEEARNLNHNYVGTEHLLLGLLREQEGVAAQVLMNLGMKLEDVRDEVLNLLGHGLEAAEAGGGGERTEGSSQRSGSRSKTPALDSFGRDLSELAKQKKLDPVIGREREIERVIQILCRRQKNNPVLLGEAGVGKTAIVEGFAQMVVDGNVPDLLAERRIIVLDLAMMVAGTKYRGQFEERIKAVMNEVRRARNTILFIDELHTLVGAGGAEGAIDASNVLKPALSRGELQVIGATTLDEYRKYIEKDGALERRFQTVMVNPPSPEQAVEILKGLRERYEEHHRVQITDDALETAVEMSTRYITSRCLPDKAIDVIDESGARIRLKSMVRPPDLKEIEDEIQRLNQAKEDAVAEQQFEKAASLRDQADKLRRKKDQLTEEWREKSRKTDGVVDAEVVAEVVAKMTGIPLTRLSSEDAVRLLQMEDELHKRVISQDEPITQVCKAVRRSRSGLKDPKRPTGAFLFSGPTGVGKTLLAKTLAEFMFGDEDALIQIDMSEYMEKHNVSRLIGAPPGYVGYEEGGQLTEKIRRRPYAVVLLDEIEKAHHDVFNMLLQIMEEGHLTDSFGRTVDFKNVVVIMTTNAGANQMAHGGSMGLHTLRDTDEEQSYDDMKKNLMHELQKQFKPEFLGRLDEVVVFRKLTRSELMEIVDIELAKVYDRLMERGLRLVLSNEARGFIIDKGEVDDGLDYGARPLRRSVERFIEDTLSEELLRGTFEGKNVINVSVTEVGDQKQLRFDGDFEEPPETVEEGELAGVGSGEESTDDQ
- a CDS encoding ABC transporter permease; this translates as MTTDSGFDTPASSQTVPPPDPPRKTDEGVSVHLSEMSISAGGRSLLCNSAAEFPGGCVSLIIGCSGVGKSLLLRILAGLIDSSDDAIRWTGQIDRQSSSGPRPDSSAAVVFQNYALFDELTPRENVEIALDHTASPSATQASVSDRASGLLDQLGVPTDRPTSVLSGGQQQRLAIARAVAMDTDIILYDEPTSGLDAATAERVARLIRSTQEQFRRTSVIITHDFQALKTIADRIYVLNHVRHSLEEIPREQWDRLSKAIGDPPDVDTDSPPQPGLPAKLMSAGSRFLGRSGQSIEEIVRLPWSLLPMWNSFRWGLRSTRHYLGLVAGPSACVYITIAGIIIGFVSQDFIFRYLPFRQYTEPLLIENLLHATGFSLYRFLVPLLCTILIAARSGAAVAADIGSKVYGNQIDAMKTIGIDPERSLRTPILYAFLLGTPLLTLLSYAAATLTAAVAFLATHADQGVVFWDAHYHKELRDPAAVFYCGSNWLIAKLLCCAAGIAMVAWNCGSTPKQSGPEISTGVTRTILWSTLLVLLVHLLFSLLEFQAPV